GAGCCGCCAGTGCGCGTCGAGGTCGGTGTAGGTCTGCAACGTCGCGTCGGACGGGCGGACCGTGCCCATCATCAACTGCTTGGACACCATCGGCCGGTGGTAGGGCTTGCGCGCCTCGTCGCCGACGATCACCAGTTCGCCGTCGAAACCCAGTTCCCGCAACCGTTCCGCGGCACGCAGCCCGGCCACGCCCGCCCCCACGATCACGATCCGGTCGCCGTCACTCATCGGAGATCCCCTTGATCTGGATGGCCTGCATGGGGCAGCTGCGGGCGGCGGCGACCGCGGGCTCCCAGTCCTCTTCCGTCAGCCGGCTCCGGTACCGCAGCCGGCCGTTGCGCTCCAGTTCGAACAGTCCCGGCGCCTCCCACTGGCAGGTGCCGAACAACTCGCACCGCTCGTTGTTCACGCTCAGACGTGGTCCCTTGCGCAGCTTCACACCAGCTCCTCGACCAGCCCGATGCGCTCCAGGACCCGCGTCGGCAGGAACCGCAGCACGGCCAGCGTCACCGCGGGCACCAGCAGCGTGATCCCGCCGAGCCACAGCAGCGCGAGGTGCCCGTTGGCGATCGCGCCGAAGAACGAGTGCAGCGCGGTCAGCGCGACCGCCGGGTAGGCCAGCCGGTGCACCCACAGCCAGCGGCGGTAGGCGGTGTAGCGCTGCAGGCCCGCGGTGAGCGCGACGGCGAGCATCAGCTCGATGCCGATGATGCCGAAGCTGTGCCGCGCCAGCCCGTTCAGCGGCACAGTCAGCTGCACCACGGTGAACGCGCCGCTGGTCAGGAACAGGAACGACAGGGCGTGGATCGCGCCGAAGGCCAGTGTCAGCGTGGCCAGCGCGATGTGCCCGCTGCGCAGCGCTTTCCGGCCGGTGATGTTGCGGACCCAGCCGGTCGCGGTCAGCACGCCCCAGCACAGGGTCAGGCACATGAACGCGTACGCCAGCCGCGCGGAGAAGGCCGCGACACCGCGCAAACCGGTGTCGGCCGTCTGCTGCGCGAGCGGCATCAGGGACTCGAGTGTCACGTCTTGTCTCCAGCTTTCAGTCGTCTGGCGGGGTGGCGGATCAGCCACAGCACGAGCACCGTCGCTCCGCACAGCAGCGCGCCCAGCACAACGGTGGTGATGACGTCGGTGGCCGCC
The window above is part of the Amycolatopsis thermoflava N1165 genome. Proteins encoded here:
- a CDS encoding ferric reductase-like transmembrane domain-containing protein, translated to MPLAQQTADTGLRGVAAFSARLAYAFMCLTLCWGVLTATGWVRNITGRKALRSGHIALATLTLAFGAIHALSFLFLTSGAFTVVQLTVPLNGLARHSFGIIGIELMLAVALTAGLQRYTAYRRWLWVHRLAYPAVALTALHSFFGAIANGHLALLWLGGITLLVPAVTLAVLRFLPTRVLERIGLVEELV
- a CDS encoding ferredoxin, yielding MKLRKGPRLSVNNERCELFGTCQWEAPGLFELERNGRLRYRSRLTEEDWEPAVAAARSCPMQAIQIKGISDE